In Malus sylvestris chromosome 15, drMalSylv7.2, whole genome shotgun sequence, a single genomic region encodes these proteins:
- the LOC126603869 gene encoding CBL-interacting serine/threonine-protein kinase 5-like gives MEERTVLFGKYEVGKLLGKGTFAKVYHGRQIATNESVAIKVISKDQVKKEGMMEQIKREIEVMRLVRHPNIVELKEVMATKTKIFVVMEYVKGGELFGKVAKGKLKEDQARKYFQQLISAVDFCHSRGVSHRDLKPENLLIDENEDLKISDFGLSSLPEQLRNDGLLHTQCGTPAYVAPEVLRKKGYDGSKADLWSCGVVLFVLLAGFLPFQDENLMKMYRKIFKAEFECPPWISTEAKRLISKLLVSDPEKRITIPAIMRVPWFRKGMKKPEEFLGHPEGVCEKSEETDAQSDVQNESNKSSSPKFFNAFEFISSMSSGFDLSNLFETKRKAGSMFTSKCSAAAIMTKIEVAAKGLSFKVRKLKDFKLRMQGPNEGRKGRLSVTAEVFAVAPEVAVVEFIKSSGDTLEYAKFCEEDVRPALKDIVWTWQGDGDGEGKVDCDQLQQ, from the coding sequence ATGGAGGAAAGGACGGTGCTTTTCGGGAAGTACGAGGTGGGGAAGCTGCTGGGCAAGGGGACCTTCGCGAAGGTCTACCATGGCAGACAAATCGCGACGAACGAGAGCGTGGCGATTAAGGTGATCAGCAAggaccaggtgaagaaggaagggATGATGGAGCAGATCAAGCGGGAAATCGAAGTGATGCGTTTAGTCCGCCACCCGAACATTGTGGAGCTGAAAGAAGTCATGGCGACCAAGACCAAGATCTTCGTCGTCATGGAGTACGTCAAGGGTGGCGAGCTCTTCGGCAAGGTGGCGAAGGGGAAGCTGAAGGAGGATCAGGCACGGAAGTACTTCCAGCAGCTAATCTCCGCCGTCGATTTCTGCCACAGCCGGGGCGTTTCCCACCGCGATTTGAAGCCGGAGAATCTGTTGATCGACGAAAACGAGGATTTGAAGATTTCAGACTTCGGACTCTCCTCCCTGCCGGAGCAGCTCCGGAACGACGGGCTACTGCACACCCAGTGTGGGACCCCTGCTTACGTGGCGCCGGAGGTGCTGAGGAAAAAGGGGTACGACGGATCTAAGGCGGATCTCTGGTCGTGCGGAGTTGTGCTGTTCGTTTTGCTCGCTGGGTTTCTGCCGTTTCAGGACGAGAATCTGATGAAGATGTACAGGAAGATTTTCAAGGCGGAGTTCGAATGTCCGCCGTGGATTTCGACGGAGGCGAAGCGGTTGATCTCGAAGCTGTTGGTTTCCGACCCGGAGAAGCGAATCACCATTCCGGCGATCATGCGCGTGCCGTGGTTTCGCAAGGGGATGAAGAAACCGGAGGAGTTTTTGGGACACCCGGAAGGTGTTTGCGAAAAGTCCGAAGAGACCGATGCTCAAAGCGATGTACAAAACGAAAGCAATAAGTCGTCCTCGCCTAAGTTCTTCAATGCGTTTGAGTTTATTTCGTCGATGTCGTCTGGGTTCGACTTGTCGAATTTGTTCGAGACGAAGCGGAAGGCGGGGTCGATGTTCACGTCCAAGTGCTCGGCCGCGGCAATCATGACTAAGATTGAGGTGGCGGCGAAGGGGCTGAGCTTTAAAGTGAGGAAACTGAAGGACTTCAAACTAAGGATGCAAGGGCCAAATGAAGGGCGAAAAGGGCGGCTTTCGGTAACCGCGGAGGTGTTCGCGGTGGCACCGGAGGTGGCGGTGGTGGAGTTTATAAAGTCGTCCGGGGATACCTTGGAGTATGCCAAGTTTTGTGAGGAAGATGTTAGGCCAGCATTGAAAGACATTGTATGGACATGGCAAGGTGACGGTGACGGTGAAGGGAAAGTCGACTGCGATCAACTTCAACAGTGA